Below is a genomic region from Actinomadura sp. NAK00032.
TCCTGCGGGCCTACCGGGCGCTGGCGGGGTACGAGGCGGACCGGATCGAGGGGCTGCGGCCGCGGGCGTGGCTGCTGGCGATCCTGACGAACGTGTGGCGCAACAGCCTGCGGTCGGCGGCGCGGCGTCCGGTGGCGGCGCCGATGGAGGACGCGCCGGACCCGCCCGATCCGGGTGAGGGGGTGGAGGACGCCGCGGCGCGCCGGGAGACGGGCCGGGAGCTGGCGGCGCTGCTGGCCGAGCTGCCGGAGGCGCAGCGGGCGGCGGTGGTGCTGCGGCATGTGACGGGTCTTCCCGTCGCCGAGGTGGCGGCGGTGCTGGAGTTGCCGGAGGGCACCGTGAAGTCGCATGTGTCGCGGGGGCTGGCGCGGCTGCGGAGGCTGCGCGGCGTCCCGGACGGGCGTGAGGGGCCGCGTGAGCGGCGGGAAGGAGGCCGGTGATGACCGGTGCCGATGCCTTCGGCGGGGCGGATCCGGTGGATCCGGCGGTGGATCCGATGGTGGACGCGGTGGTCGGTGAGCTGGCGGGGCTGGCCGCGGACGCGCCGGCGGGGCTGCTGGAGCGGATCGCGGCGCGGCGGGTGCGGGTTCCCGGGCCGGTGCAGGACGGGCCGCTGGCGGGGCTGCAGGTGGCCTTCACCGACCGGGGCGTCGCCTACGTGCGGGCGGGGATGGGCGAGCGGGAGTTCGCCGAGGCGTTCCGGGACCGGTTCGCGCGGCCGCTGCTGCCGGCGGAGCGTCCTCCGGCGGGGCTGGTGCCGGCGCTGCGGTCGGGGCGGCTGGGCGGGCTGCGGCTGGACCTGCGGGGGCTGAGCGAGTTCGAGGCGGCGGTGCTCGAGGCGGCGGCGGCGATCCCGCGCGGGCAGACGCGCCCGTACGCGTGGGTGGCGCGGCGGGCGGGGCGGCCGCGGGCGGTGCGGGCGGTGGGTTCGGCGCTGGGCCGCAATCCGGTGCCGCTGCTGATCCCGTGCCATCGGGTGACGCGGTCGGACGGGTCGCTGGGCGAGTACGTGTTCGGTGCGGGGGCCAAGGAGCGGCTGCTGCGGGCCGAGGACGTGGACGTCGAGGAGGCGGCGGAGCTGGCGCGGCGGGGGGTGCGGCTGGTGGGGTCGGACACGACGGGGATCGTGTGCTATCCGACGTGCGCGGACGCGCGGCGGATCGCGCCGGGGCACCGGCGCGGGTTCGCGGGCCTGGCGGCGGCGGAGGCGGCCGGGTACCGGCCGTGCCTGCACTGCCGCCCCGCCTGACCCTTCGCGGCGCCGCCGCCGGGGCCGGGCTGGGGCGGGTCTGGGGGCGGGGCATAGTTCGGCGCAGGCCGGGAATGGGGCCGTCCACCTGCGGGGACGAGCCCGCGGGCGGACCGCCGAGGAGAGGGAGACCGCCATGCGCGTCGTCGTGACCGGCGCGACCGGCAACATCGGGACCAGCACGCTGCGCGAGCTCGCCGAGGATCCCGCCGTGACCGCCGTGACAGGGCTGGCGCGGCGCGCGCCGGGGCCGGACGCGGCGCGGGAGACCGACCCGGCCGGCAGCGGGAAGATCGAGTGGGCGCGGGCCGACGTCACCGACAGCGACCTGGTGCCGCTGCTGCGGGGCGCGGACGTGGTGGTGCACCTGGCGTGGCTGTTCCAGCCGACCCACCGGCCCGCGGTGACGTGGGACGCCAACGTGGTCGGCAGCGGCCGGGTGTTCGACGCGGTCGCCGAGGCCGGGGTGCCGGCGCTGGTGCACTCCTCGTCGGTCGGCGCGTACTCCCCCGGGCCCAAGGACCGCCCGGTGGATGAGTCGTGGCCGACGCACGGGTGGCCGGGCGCCGCCTACTCGCGGGAGAAGGCCTATGTGGAGCGGCTGCTGGACGCGTTCGAGGCCGCCAACCCGCGGTGCCGGGTCGTGCGGATCCGGCCGGGGTTCGTCTTCCAGCGGCAGTCGGCCAGCCAGCAGCGGCGGCTGTTCGCCGGGCCGCTGCTGCCGGGCCGGCTGGCCCGTCCGGGCGGGATCCCGTTCGTGCCGGACATGCCGGGGCTGCGGATGCAGTTCCTGCACGCGGCGGACGCGGGGCAGGCGTTCCGGCTGGCGGCGACGGGTGCGGCGCGCGGGGCGTTCAACGTCGCCGCCGACCCCGTGATGGACGCGGCCGAGCTCGCCGACGTGCTCGGCGCCCGCACGGTCCGGGTGCCGCGGCCGGCGGTGCGGGCGGCGCTGGCGGCGGCGTGGGGGCTGCACCTGGTGCCGGCGTCGCCGGGGCTGTTCGACCTGGCGATGCAGATCCCGGTCATGGACACCGCGCGGGCTCGCGCCGAGCTGGGCTGGACGCCGCGCCACACCGCGCGGGAGGCGTTCACCGACTTCCTGGAGGGGCTGCGGGCCGGTGCCGGGCGCGACACGCCGCCGCTGGCGCCCGGCAACGCCGGGCCCGGCCGGGCCCGCGAGTTCAGCACCGGCGTCGGCCGCCGCCCCTGAAGGCCGAACACCCCGCCCCGCACCGTCCGTCCGCGGCCACCTCGTCCACCTGTCAGTACACCTGTCACCGCGCTACACCTGTCACCGCGCTACCGGAGGTCACCCGATGCCGACGATCACTTCCGACCACCTGCACACCCTGCTGGCCTCCGCCGACCGCGACGCGGCGCTCGTCGTGGTCGGGGGCCGCGCGGCGGTCGTGCCGGCCGATCCGAGCCGCGGCGGCGGCCCCGAGGACGCGCTGGTGATCACCACGCGGGACGCGGTGATCGCCGAGCTGGACACCGGCGCCAACGAGGAGCAGATCGAGGCGCTGGCCCAGCGGCTGGACGTCGCCCTGGAGAGCCTCGGCGGCTGACCGCCGGCCCGCCGGCCGCGCCCGTCAGCCGCGGGCGCGGCGGCGGTGGCTGGTGTCGCAGAACGGGTAGGAGCGGCTGCGGCGGCACGCGCACAGCGCGACCAGCCACCGGTCCGACACGACCGTGGAGCCGTCCTCCAGGACGACCTCGACGGGGCCCTCCACCAGGACCGGGCCGCCCGGCACCATCCGCACCCGCCGCCGCTCCCCCGGCGCGGACGCATGCCCTCCCCCGTGCCTTTCCCCCTCCCTTTCCTCGGGGCCGGGGGCGGGGTCAGGCGGCCTGGTGCCGGTGCTCATGGCCCTCCTCACCGTCCTCACCGCAGGCGGTCATCCCGGCCGCGGCGACCTCGCCGCGGACCACGACGAGGTCCTCGTGCAGCTGCCCGGGCCCCAGCAGGCCCCGCGCGGCCAGCAGCGCCGCGCGGCGCCGCATGACCGGCCCGAACGGCTCGCGGCGCCGGGCGACCACCGACGCGCGCAGCCCGGCGGCGCGCAGCGCCACCAGCGTCGCCGCGACGCCGTTCAGCGCCGAATGCACCACCAGCAGCGTCCCGCCGGGCGCCAGGTGCCGCGGGGCGAGCGCGCAGATCCGGTCCAGCAGGGCGCGGCCGTCGTGGCCGGCCTCCCAGGCGCGGGCCCTGCCCCGCACCGCCGCCGGGTCGGCGTCCCCGGCCACGTACGGGGGGTTGGCGACGATCACGTCGAAGACCTCGCCGGCGACCGGGGCGAACAGGTCGCCGCGCAGCACCCGGACGGGCAGGCCCCGCAGCCGGGCGTTCATCCGCGCGGTGAGGACCGCGGGCGCCGAGACGTCCACGGCGACGACGTCGCAGCCGGCGCGGGCGGCGGCCAGCGCGACCGCGCCGGTGCCGGTGCCGAGTTCCAGGACGCGGGCGCCCGGCGGTGCGCCGGCGCGGGCCAGTGTCCGGGCGAGCGCGCCGGTCAGCAGCGAGGTGTCGGTCTGCGGCCGGTACACCCCGGGCGGGCGCAGCAGCATCATCGCCGGTCCTCCTCTCCCCCACCGGCCGACGGCGAGCCGGGCGGGGCGTCGGGCAGGGGGCGGCGCAGCGCGGGGCGGCCGGCGCGCCAGCGCGCCATCAGATGGCCGGCCAGGCGGTCCTCCAGCAGCCCGGTCGCCCGCACGCCGAGCACCACGTCGGCGGCCAGGCCGGGCTCGGCGGCCAGCAGCGCGCCGATCACGTCGTGGCGCAGGACCTGCTCGTGGACGGCGTCGGCCTCGATGTGCTCGGTGTAGAACAGGACGGCGCGGGGGCCGGCGCCCAGTCGGCGCAGGGCCGCGGCCATCCGCCGCGCGGACGGCGCGGTGGTGATCTCGGCGGCGGCGAAGTGCCCGACCAGCGCGCCGCGCAGCGACCGGTGCAGCCCGAACAGCGACATCATGGTGACGGTGGCGAGCATCTGCGGCGGGGCGGCGTCGACGTAGGCGCCGTAGGAGGGGTCCAGGCCGAGGTCGTCCAGGAGGGCGGCGTACAGGCCCTGGTGGGTCATCTCGGGGCGGCCGCCGCCGAACTCGTCGTTCTCGACGGCGACCAGCGCGGTCTTGGCGCGGCCCCGCAGCCGCGGGATGACCCAGGCGTGCGGGTCGGCCTCCTTCAGGTGGTACACCGACCGCAGTGCCGCGTGCTCGCGCAGCTGCCAGGCGGGGGCGTCGTCGCGCAGGTGGTGGGTGACGCCGCCGGCGCCTACGGGTTCGACCAGCAGTTCGTCCAGGGCGGCGTCCACGTCGGAGTCCGGGCCCGTGTCCGGGCCTGTGCCGGTGGCGGTGGCGGTGGCGGTGTCGCGGCGGAGCGCGGTGAGGAACGCGTTCTCCAGGGCGGCGCGGGTCCGCAGCAGCGCCGGGTCCCACTCCCAGTCGGGGTGGACGCCGGCGAAGCCCTGGTAGTGCAGTTCGTAGCAGGTGTGCAGGGCGAGCTGGAGGTCGTCCCCGTAAGGGTCGGCGGCCGCGGCGGCGGCGGGGCCGGGCAGGCGGCCGGCGTCGCCGGGCGGCGGGCCGGCGCGCAGGGCCTGGGTCACGGCGCGCGACAGCGGGCCGCGCGGTGGCGGCGGCGCCGGCGGTGCGTCCGTGGCGGCCGTGGTTCGCGCGGCCGTGGCCTGCGGAGCGGTCATCGGTCCTCCGTTGTCAGGGGGCGTCCGGCTCCGGTACCCGCTCACACGCGTCCCATACGCCCGGTTCCTCCCCAGGTGGTGCGGGGGGCGCCTCCGCTGCGCCGGGCGGCCGGCCCGACTCGGTCTGCCGCGCCAGCATCTCCACCACCGCGCGCGGGCCGCCGTCCGCGGCGGCGCGGCGCTGCCGGTCGGCGCCCGTCCCCGCCCGGCGGACCGCGGCCAGCAGCGCGCGGACGGTGTCCAGGTCCCCGGCGGCGGCCAGCGCGGGCGCCGCGCGGGCGACCATCGCCTCCACCCGCCGCCACGCCGGGACCGGCCGCCCGGTGGCGGGGTCGGCCAGCGCCGCGGACATGCCGTCGCGGGCGGCGTTCCACAGCGCCGCCGCGCACAGCTGCGCGTCCGCGCGGGGCGCCTCCCGGCCCGCCGCCAGGTCGGCCAGCGCCGCCCCGACCAGGCCCCGCACGAGCCCGGCCTGCAGCGCCGCCTCCGCCGCGGTCCCGGCCGCGTCGGCGGCGCGGACCTCGACCGTCGGCCACCGGGTCGATGGCCGCGCCAGCCAGAACGTCATCGCCTCGTCGACCAGCACGCCCGCCTCCACCAGCGCCGCGACCCGCGCGTCCCACGCGGCGGCCGACGCGGTCCACGGCGGGACGCCGGCGCCGGGGAACCGCGCCATCGCCACGGCCCGGCGGGAGGCGTGGGCGGTGAGGCGGCCGCGGTCGAACGGGGAGTTGGCCGACAGCGCCAGCAGCACCGGCAGCCACGGCCGCAGGTGGTTGACCACCGCCACCGCGGTGTCGCGGTCGGGGACGCCGACGTGGACGTGGCAGCCGCACGCCTGGTAGTCCTCGACCACGTCCCCGTAGGCGGCCATGACCGCGGCGAACCGGGCACCGGGCGCGGGCGGCGGCGGGGGCCCCTCCAGCACCGGGGCGCCCGAGGCGACCAGCAGGGCGCCGCGCGCCCGTGCCGCCGCCGCCAGCCGCTCGCGCCCGAACCGCAGCTGCGCGCCGAGCCCGGCCAGGTCGTGGCACACGCCCGTGGCCGCCTCCACCTGCGTGGACAGCAGTTCGGGCTGGAAGGAGCCGCCCGCGCGCGCCCACCGGTGCGGGCCGGCCGCGGCCAGCACGGGGCCGGCGTCCGGGACGCACCGCCCGGTCGCCGCGTCCGCCAGCACGAACTCCTCCTCCACCCCGATCGTGCCGGGCACGGCCGCGCGGTCCCGGTCCATGCGGTCCCGGTCCATGCGGTCATGGTCCATGTGGCGCCCCCTCGCTCGTGTGCACCCGTCCCGGGGGGATGCCCGTCCAGGACGTCCCCTCCCGCCCGCGGCGAAGATCCTTTCGGGGGCGGGGGTCAGCCGTGCAGGGCCACGTAGGGGGCCAGGACCAGCAGGCACACCACCAGCGCGGCCTTCAGCGCCGCCGCCGGGACCGCCCGCGCGATCATCCATCCGGCCAGCACGCCGGCCAGTTCCGGGACGCCCATCAGCGCGGCCAGCCGCCAGTCGACGGCGCCGGCGGCGAGGTATCCGGCGGTGCCGATGCCGGCAATCACCACCGACTGGGCCTGCGCGGCGGCCAGCGCCGAAAGGACCGGGGTTCCCAGCGCCACCAGCAGCGGGACGCTCAGCAGCGGCCCGCCGACGCCGAACATCGCGCCCACCGCCGCGACCGCGATGCCCACGGCGACCGCGGTCGGCGCCCCGATCCCGGCCGCGGCGGGCGCGGGGGCGTCGTCGGCGGCGCGGCCGGGGCGGCGCCAGAGCACCAGCACGGCGGTCAGCGCGACGAAGGCGCCCAGCAGCACCCCGAACACGCGGCCCTCGACCAGCCCGTTGGCCGCCACCCCCAGCGGCGTCCCGGCGACCGCGCCGGCCGCCAGCAGCACCGCGGTGCGGCGCGTCGCCGGATCCCGCAGCTGCCCCGACCGCGTGTAGACCGCCGTGCCCGCCAGGCCGGTCGCGACGTTGGTGACGATGGCGGTCCCGGCGACCTGCGCCGGCGTCAGGTCGGTGAAGGCGAACAGCCCCACGGTGATCAGGACCCCGCCGGGCCCGACCGCGGTGATCCCCACCCCGGCCGCCAGCCCCAGCAGGACCAGCGCCGCGGCCACCACCGGTTCCAGTCCCGCCATCGGCCGCCACCTCGCCTTCGCCCGTCCCGCTCCGTCCCGCCGGCGCGGGGGTCAGCCGCCGCCCGGGCCGCCCGGCCGGGCCAGCGCGCCCGACAGGAACAGCGTGGTGACGGCGGCGCCGGCCTCCTCCACGTCCAGGCTGCGGCGCGCGACCCGCGACACCACGCCCTCCAGCAGGCTGAAGTACAGCTCGGCGAGGGTGTGGACGGGCATGTCGCGGCGGAAGTGCCCGCCGGCGGCGCCGCGCTCGAACACCGCGCGCAGCGGCCCGGCGAGCTGCCGCTCCACGCGGCGCGCCTCGCGCGGGGTCCGCTCCAGCAGTCCCAGCGCCCGGTGCCGGGCGGCCGCGGCGATCGTCGCGCGGGTCATCCGCGCGACGGCCTCCTCGATCGGGACGGTGTCCAGCCGGGCCTCCTCCAGCCGGTCCGCCAGGTCGGCCAGGGCGTCCTCGTACAGCGCGGACAGCAGGGCCTCGCGGCTGGGGAAGCAGCGGTCGAGGTCGGCGCGGTCCACGCCCGCGGCGGCGGCGACGTCGGGCATGCCCGCCGATCCGCCCCGCTCGGCCAGGATCGCCGCGGCGGCGCGGAGGATCCGCGCCCGCACCTGGTCGCCGACGATCGTGCCCCTGCTCATCGCGGGAAAGGCTACACCGCGCTCCCCGCACCCGGCGCCGCGTGCGGGGAGCGGCCGGGGCCGGGCCGGTGACCGCGGGGCCGGGGATCTGGCATCCTGGCCCGGCGGCCGGGAGCGGCCCGGCCGCCGAGCCGAGGGGGAGGCCGCGGGTGCGCTATGTGCTGATGATCTGCAGTGACGAGACCGCCGGGACCGATCCCGAGCGGGCCGCCGCGACCGGCTGCGGCGGCTGGTCGCAGGAGATGGCCGACCGCGGTGTGGTCCGCGGCGGCGCGGGCCTCGCGCCCGCCGACCGCGCCACCACCGTCAAGGTCCG
It encodes:
- a CDS encoding RNA polymerase sigma factor, producing the protein MTVTDEALPRPPGGARDRGGPGAGAGSGDDAGAAVAAELARDLDAGFAALYEAYRGAVFSTALRLCGRWAEAEDLSAEAFLRAYRALAGYEADRIEGLRPRAWLLAILTNVWRNSLRSAARRPVAAPMEDAPDPPDPGEGVEDAAARRETGRELAALLAELPEAQRAAVVLRHVTGLPVAEVAAVLELPEGTVKSHVSRGLARLRRLRGVPDGREGPRERREGGR
- a CDS encoding methylated-DNA--[protein]-cysteine S-methyltransferase gives rise to the protein MTGADAFGGADPVDPAVDPMVDAVVGELAGLAADAPAGLLERIAARRVRVPGPVQDGPLAGLQVAFTDRGVAYVRAGMGEREFAEAFRDRFARPLLPAERPPAGLVPALRSGRLGGLRLDLRGLSEFEAAVLEAAAAIPRGQTRPYAWVARRAGRPRAVRAVGSALGRNPVPLLIPCHRVTRSDGSLGEYVFGAGAKERLLRAEDVDVEEAAELARRGVRLVGSDTTGIVCYPTCADARRIAPGHRRGFAGLAAAEAAGYRPCLHCRPA
- a CDS encoding NAD-dependent epimerase/dehydratase family protein, translating into MRVVVTGATGNIGTSTLRELAEDPAVTAVTGLARRAPGPDAARETDPAGSGKIEWARADVTDSDLVPLLRGADVVVHLAWLFQPTHRPAVTWDANVVGSGRVFDAVAEAGVPALVHSSSVGAYSPGPKDRPVDESWPTHGWPGAAYSREKAYVERLLDAFEAANPRCRVVRIRPGFVFQRQSASQQRRLFAGPLLPGRLARPGGIPFVPDMPGLRMQFLHAADAGQAFRLAATGAARGAFNVAADPVMDAAELADVLGARTVRVPRPAVRAALAAAWGLHLVPASPGLFDLAMQIPVMDTARARAELGWTPRHTAREAFTDFLEGLRAGAGRDTPPLAPGNAGPGRAREFSTGVGRRP
- a CDS encoding CDGSH iron-sulfur domain-containing protein, which codes for MVPGGPVLVEGPVEVVLEDGSTVVSDRWLVALCACRRSRSYPFCDTSHRRRARG
- a CDS encoding HemK2/MTQ2 family protein methyltransferase, with translation MMLLRPPGVYRPQTDTSLLTGALARTLARAGAPPGARVLELGTGTGAVALAAARAGCDVVAVDVSAPAVLTARMNARLRGLPVRVLRGDLFAPVAGEVFDVIVANPPYVAGDADPAAVRGRARAWEAGHDGRALLDRICALAPRHLAPGGTLLVVHSALNGVAATLVALRAAGLRASVVARRREPFGPVMRRRAALLAARGLLGPGQLHEDLVVVRGEVAAAGMTACGEDGEEGHEHRHQAA
- a CDS encoding iron-containing redox enzyme family protein, coding for MTAPQATAARTTAATDAPPAPPPPRGPLSRAVTQALRAGPPPGDAGRLPGPAAAAAADPYGDDLQLALHTCYELHYQGFAGVHPDWEWDPALLRTRAALENAFLTALRRDTATATATGTGPDTGPDSDVDAALDELLVEPVGAGGVTHHLRDDAPAWQLREHAALRSVYHLKEADPHAWVIPRLRGRAKTALVAVENDEFGGGRPEMTHQGLYAALLDDLGLDPSYGAYVDAAPPQMLATVTMMSLFGLHRSLRGALVGHFAAAEITTAPSARRMAAALRRLGAGPRAVLFYTEHIEADAVHEQVLRHDVIGALLAAEPGLAADVVLGVRATGLLEDRLAGHLMARWRAGRPALRRPLPDAPPGSPSAGGGEEDRR
- a CDS encoding glutamate--cysteine ligase, whose product is MDHDRMDRDRMDRDRAAVPGTIGVEEEFVLADAATGRCVPDAGPVLAAAGPHRWARAGGSFQPELLSTQVEAATGVCHDLAGLGAQLRFGRERLAAAARARGALLVASGAPVLEGPPPPPAPGARFAAVMAAYGDVVEDYQACGCHVHVGVPDRDTAVAVVNHLRPWLPVLLALSANSPFDRGRLTAHASRRAVAMARFPGAGVPPWTASAAAWDARVAALVEAGVLVDEAMTFWLARPSTRWPTVEVRAADAAGTAAEAALQAGLVRGLVGAALADLAAGREAPRADAQLCAAALWNAARDGMSAALADPATGRPVPAWRRVEAMVARAAPALAAAGDLDTVRALLAAVRRAGTGADRQRRAAADGGPRAVVEMLARQTESGRPPGAAEAPPAPPGEEPGVWDACERVPEPDAP
- a CDS encoding sulfite exporter TauE/SafE family protein, whose amino-acid sequence is MAGLEPVVAAALVLLGLAAGVGITAVGPGGVLITVGLFAFTDLTPAQVAGTAIVTNVATGLAGTAVYTRSGQLRDPATRRTAVLLAAGAVAGTPLGVAANGLVEGRVFGVLLGAFVALTAVLVLWRRPGRAADDAPAPAAAGIGAPTAVAVGIAVAAVGAMFGVGGPLLSVPLLVALGTPVLSALAAAQAQSVVIAGIGTAGYLAAGAVDWRLAALMGVPELAGVLAGWMIARAVPAAALKAALVVCLLVLAPYVALHG
- a CDS encoding TetR/AcrR family transcriptional regulator, coding for MSRGTIVGDQVRARILRAAAAILAERGGSAGMPDVAAAAGVDRADLDRCFPSREALLSALYEDALADLADRLEEARLDTVPIEEAVARMTRATIAAAARHRALGLLERTPREARRVERQLAGPLRAVFERGAAGGHFRRDMPVHTLAELYFSLLEGVVSRVARRSLDVEEAGAAVTTLFLSGALARPGGPGGG